From a region of the Bacteroidales bacterium genome:
- a CDS encoding DUF4494 domain-containing protein, producing MSNWFECKVKYDKMMENGLPKSVSEPYLVDALSFTEAEARIIEEMKPYISGEFTVANIKRVKLADIFFDETGDKWYKAKLNYITLDEKSGAEKRTAAFMLIQAQDFATALTTLTNEMGTTMIDYEVASITETAIMDVYRYEVSTPDVQQ from the coding sequence ATGAGTAATTGGTTTGAATGTAAAGTCAAATATGACAAGATGATGGAGAATGGTTTGCCCAAAAGCGTGAGCGAACCCTATTTAGTAGATGCTCTATCGTTTACCGAAGCAGAGGCACGAATAATCGAAGAGATGAAACCTTATATATCTGGTGAATTTACCGTTGCAAATATAAAAAGAGTAAAATTGGCTGATATATTCTTTGATGAGACTGGCGATAAATGGTACAAAGCAAAACTAAACTATATAACCCTTGATGAGAAGAGTGGAGCAGAGAAACGTACCGCAGCATTTATGTTGATACAAGCTCAAGACTTTGCAACAGCACTCACAACACTCACAAACGAGATGGGAACAACAATGATAGACTACGAAGTGGCATCAATAACAGAAACAGCCATTATGGATGTCTATCGATATGAGGTATCAACCCCAGACGTACAACAATAA
- a CDS encoding GNAT family N-acetyltransferase, which yields MNILDSQNIYLRAIEPEDLEFLYKWENCIDVWQESNTLAPYSKFAIKEFIERSLSENVFETGQIRLMICLKENDLVIGTADIFDIDTINSRAAVGLLIDNDYRGKGYAKETLDLLCNYAKTTLLLNQLYVHISTDNSACLTLFEKSDFEKCGILKSWIKVSGGYKDIFVFQKIL from the coding sequence ATGAATATTTTAGACTCCCAGAATATATATTTAAGGGCTATTGAACCTGAAGATTTAGAATTTCTATACAAATGGGAAAACTGTATTGATGTTTGGCAAGAGAGCAACACTCTTGCTCCCTATTCTAAGTTTGCAATTAAAGAGTTTATCGAGAGGAGTTTAAGTGAGAATGTCTTTGAAACAGGACAAATCAGACTTATGATTTGTTTAAAAGAGAACGATTTGGTTATTGGCACTGCCGATATTTTTGACATTGACACTATTAATAGCAGAGCCGCTGTTGGTCTTTTAATTGATAATGATTATCGTGGCAAGGGTTATGCCAAAGAGACTCTTGATTTATTGTGTAACTACGCTAAAACCACTCTTCTTTTAAATCAACTCTATGTTCATATATCTACCGACAATAGTGCTTGCTTAACTCTTTTTGAGAAGAGCGATTTTGAAAAGTGCGGCATCCTTAAGAGTTGGATAAAAGTAAGCGGTGGCTATAAAGACATCTTTGTTTTCCAAAAAATTTTGTAA
- a CDS encoding cyclically-permuted mutarotase family protein: MNIIKTITLKHCCLIIMAVMLFVSCQSGDTEQESSAIYSFPSVTDGSEKGLSALYAGLVDDNIVIMGGCNFPEQPASEGGKKRYYKSIYLAPIPTDIDTVLQWQKVGEIEDASAYGVSLSMLGGVVCVGGTTEKKSLSTANIIMVDKDSMQITINPLPDLPVTLDNMGGAVMDTMLIVAGGNANGKPSNRVFLLDFTNLQQEWVELPPFPGNPRVQPVCAVMTNQVGEKAFYIWGGFSPSINDTPPTVSANGYRYIFKKGEWEELSAPKVGEDEIFLGGAAVSVINDTMSVFTGGVNPDIFLKALQREKAIKEAVSKKDTVTEKLLRADAKEYMIQQPEWYKFNSRVLVYNSVRNNWEEIVVTPLTARAGASLLHKEGELYSIGGETKPGIRDAHVVKILLE, translated from the coding sequence ATGAATATCATAAAAACAATAACATTAAAGCATTGCTGCCTAATCATTATGGCAGTGATGCTTTTTGTTTCGTGCCAAAGCGGTGATACCGAGCAGGAAAGTTCAGCCATATATTCGTTCCCTTCGGTAACTGATGGAAGTGAAAAAGGTTTATCTGCACTATACGCAGGGTTAGTGGATGATAATATAGTCATTATGGGAGGGTGTAACTTTCCCGAGCAACCAGCATCAGAGGGTGGTAAAAAACGATACTACAAATCAATATACTTAGCACCCATCCCAACTGATATTGATACTGTTCTGCAGTGGCAAAAGGTAGGCGAAATTGAAGATGCTTCAGCCTATGGTGTATCGCTCTCAATGTTGGGAGGAGTGGTATGTGTGGGCGGAACTACCGAAAAAAAGAGCCTCTCTACTGCTAATATAATAATGGTGGATAAAGACTCTATGCAGATAACTATAAATCCCTTGCCTGATTTGCCTGTTACTCTCGACAATATGGGTGGAGCAGTAATGGACACAATGCTTATTGTGGCTGGTGGAAATGCCAATGGCAAACCTTCAAACAGAGTATTCCTTTTGGATTTCACAAACCTTCAACAGGAGTGGGTAGAGTTGCCTCCGTTTCCGGGAAATCCAAGAGTGCAACCTGTATGTGCGGTAATGACAAACCAAGTGGGAGAAAAGGCGTTCTATATATGGGGAGGATTTTCTCCATCAATAAATGATACACCCCCAACAGTATCTGCTAACGGGTATCGTTATATATTCAAAAAAGGAGAGTGGGAGGAGTTGTCTGCTCCCAAAGTGGGAGAGGATGAGATATTCTTAGGTGGAGCAGCAGTGTCGGTAATAAATGATACAATGAGTGTATTCACAGGAGGAGTAAACCCTGATATATTCTTAAAGGCTCTACAACGTGAGAAGGCAATAAAAGAGGCGGTATCTAAAAAAGATACAGTAACCGAAAAGTTGCTAAGAGCAGATGCAAAAGAGTATATGATACAACAGCCCGAGTGGTATAAATTCAATTCTCGTGTATTAGTATATAACTCGGTAAGGAACAATTGGGAAGAGATAGTTGTTACACCATTAACAGCACGAGCAGGAGCGTCTCTTTTGCATAAAGAGGGAGAGTTGTATTCCATAGGAGGAGAGACAAAACCCGGAATACGAGATGCTCATGTAGTAAAAATACTCTTAGAATAG
- a CDS encoding YggS family pyridoxal phosphate-dependent enzyme — MGTITENINQYKASLPQGVKLCAVSKFHPETSIQEAYDAGQRIFGESRVQELIPKQQALPTDIEWHFIGHLQTNKVKYIVPFISLIHSGDSAKLLSEINRCAKKEGRVVDVLLQLHVAKEESKSGFYPTELQEYMAKGEWRELQNIHLCGVMGMATFTDNQEQIASEFKIIRGEFDKIKQQYFSDDDKFSYCSMGMSDDYLLAIECGSNIIRVGTDIFGERKY; from the coding sequence ATGGGAACAATCACTGAAAATATAAACCAATACAAGGCTTCGCTTCCGCAAGGAGTGAAGCTTTGTGCTGTTTCAAAGTTCCATCCCGAAACATCAATACAAGAGGCATACGATGCAGGACAACGTATCTTTGGAGAGAGTAGAGTACAAGAGCTAATACCTAAACAACAAGCCTTACCAACAGATATTGAATGGCACTTTATAGGACATTTGCAAACAAACAAAGTAAAATACATAGTGCCGTTTATTTCGCTCATACATAGTGGCGATAGTGCAAAACTATTAAGCGAGATTAATCGTTGTGCTAAAAAAGAGGGGCGAGTAGTAGATGTATTGTTGCAGTTGCATGTAGCAAAAGAAGAGAGCAAAAGCGGATTTTATCCCACCGAGTTGCAAGAGTATATGGCAAAGGGCGAGTGGCGAGAGTTGCAAAATATACACCTCTGTGGAGTTATGGGTATGGCAACCTTTACCGATAATCAAGAACAGATAGCCTCTGAGTTTAAAATCATACGAGGAGAGTTTGATAAAATCAAGCAACAATACTTCTCGGATGATGATAAATTCTCTTATTGCTCTATGGGTATGTCTGATGATTATCTCTTGGCAATAGAGTGCGGGTCAAACATAATAAGAGTGGGAACCGATATATTTGGTGAAAGAAAATACTAA
- a CDS encoding ROK family protein gives MSKPYVVGIDIGGTNTVFGIVDARGTIIASGSIKTGKHSKIEDYVDELHENLFQLLEKNDAVGKIAGIGVGAPNGNYFNGTIEFAPNLPWRGVLPLADMLTERFGIPVALTNDANAAAIGEMTYGAARGLKDFIMITLGTGVGSGIVVNGQLVYGHDGFAGELGHVIVKPVNGRACGCGRTGCLETYASATGVARTAREFLEIRKDNSLLRQIPVQDITSKDVYDAAIAGDQIAKDIFEYTGNILGEAFANFTAFSSPKAIILFGGLAKSGDLIMKPIKESMERNMLNIYKNKVTLLFSELKESDAAVLGASALGWEAKDKQ, from the coding sequence ATGAGCAAACCTTATGTAGTGGGTATTGATATAGGTGGTACCAATACCGTATTCGGCATCGTAGATGCACGAGGAACAATAATTGCAAGTGGATCAATAAAAACAGGAAAACATTCAAAAATTGAAGATTACGTTGATGAACTTCATGAGAATTTGTTTCAATTGTTAGAGAAAAACGATGCAGTTGGTAAAATAGCAGGAATAGGAGTTGGAGCACCTAACGGAAACTATTTCAATGGAACAATTGAGTTTGCTCCTAACTTGCCATGGCGTGGAGTATTACCATTGGCAGATATGCTAACTGAAAGATTTGGAATACCCGTAGCATTAACAAACGATGCAAATGCAGCGGCAATCGGAGAGATGACTTACGGTGCAGCGCGTGGATTAAAAGATTTCATAATGATAACTCTTGGAACAGGAGTAGGTAGTGGAATCGTTGTAAACGGACAATTGGTTTACGGACATGATGGATTTGCAGGAGAGTTGGGACACGTAATAGTAAAACCAGTTAACGGTCGTGCTTGTGGTTGTGGAAGAACAGGATGCCTTGAAACATACGCATCAGCAACAGGAGTTGCTCGTACAGCAAGAGAGTTCTTGGAGATTCGCAAAGACAATAGCCTTTTGCGTCAAATACCAGTACAAGATATCACTTCAAAAGATGTTTACGATGCCGCAATAGCAGGTGACCAAATAGCAAAAGATATATTCGAATATACAGGAAACATTTTAGGAGAGGCATTTGCAAACTTTACAGCATTCTCAAGTCCTAAAGCAATAATCTTGTTCGGAGGTCTTGCAAAATCTGGAGATTTGATAATGAAACCTATCAAAGAGAGTATGGAGCGTAATATGTTGAATATTTACAAAAACAAAGTTACTCTACTATTCTCTGAATTAAAAGAGAGTGACGCAGCCGTATTAGGAGCAAGTGCTCTTGGATGGGAAGCAAAAGACAAACAATAA
- the galK gene encoding galactokinase — translation MNIDFVRSRFIKHFDGTTGELYASPGRINLIGEHTDYNNGFVFPGAVNKGIIAELKPNGTDKVKAYSIDEKDYVEFGLNEEDAPRASWAKYIFGVCREMIKRGVPVKGFNTAFAGDVPLGAGMSSSAALESTYAYALNDMFGDNKIDKFELAKVGQATEHNYVGVNCGIMDQFASVFGKEGSLIRLDCRSLEYSYFPFEPKGYKLVLLNTCVKHALVGSPYNDRRLSCEHVAEVIKAKYPEVESLRDANFEMLEEVKEQLKPEDYSRAKYVIGEVQRVLDVCDALEAGDYETVGRKMYETHFGLSKDYEVSCEELDFLVDVAIDCNVTGSRMMGGGFGGCTINLVKEELYELFIEQAEKKYKEKYGKSPKVYDVVIGDGSRKLVVE, via the coding sequence ATGAATATAGATTTTGTCAGAAGTCGTTTCATCAAACACTTTGATGGTACAACAGGAGAACTTTACGCATCACCAGGTCGTATCAATCTAATCGGAGAGCATACCGATTACAATAACGGGTTCGTATTTCCTGGAGCAGTAAATAAAGGAATAATAGCAGAGTTGAAACCAAACGGAACAGACAAAGTAAAAGCTTACTCAATAGATGAAAAAGACTATGTAGAGTTTGGTCTAAACGAGGAGGATGCACCACGTGCATCATGGGCAAAATACATCTTCGGAGTATGTCGCGAAATGATTAAACGCGGAGTTCCTGTAAAAGGATTCAACACAGCATTTGCAGGAGATGTACCTCTTGGAGCAGGAATGTCATCATCGGCAGCGTTAGAGAGTACTTATGCATACGCACTAAACGATATGTTTGGTGATAACAAAATCGACAAATTTGAGTTGGCAAAAGTAGGTCAAGCAACAGAGCATAACTATGTAGGAGTAAACTGCGGAATTATGGACCAATTTGCAAGTGTATTCGGAAAAGAGGGAAGCCTAATCCGTTTGGATTGTCGCTCATTAGAGTACTCATACTTCCCATTTGAACCCAAGGGATACAAATTGGTATTGCTTAACACATGTGTAAAACACGCATTGGTAGGATCTCCTTATAACGATCGCCGTTTAAGTTGTGAGCATGTAGCAGAGGTAATCAAAGCAAAATATCCCGAAGTGGAGTCATTGCGTGATGCAAACTTTGAAATGCTTGAGGAGGTAAAAGAGCAATTGAAACCAGAAGATTACAGCCGAGCTAAATACGTAATTGGAGAGGTTCAACGCGTACTTGATGTATGTGATGCATTAGAGGCAGGCGACTACGAAACAGTTGGTCGTAAAATGTACGAAACACACTTTGGCCTAAGCAAAGATTACGAAGTAAGTTGCGAAGAGTTAGATTTCTTGGTAGATGTAGCAATTGATTGCAACGTAACAGGTTCTCGTATGATGGGAGGCGGTTTCGGTGGATGTACAATCAACTTGGTAAAAGAGGAGTTGTACGAACTATTCATTGAACAAGCCGAGAAAAAATACAAAGAGAAATACGGAAAATCACCTAAAGTATATGATGTTGTAATAGGTGATGGATCTCGTAAATTGGTTGTAGAGTAA
- a CDS encoding YihA family ribosome biogenesis GTP-binding protein: MQEEIKSAKFVVSNTDVRKCPADGLPEYAFIGRSNVGKSSLINALTQVNGLAKTSSTPGKTLCINHFLINEEWYIVDLPGYGYAKCSKEGKEKIKKIIEGYILNRETMTLLFVLVDSRHEPQKIDTEFMAWLGENGVPFSIIFTKADKLGKTKLDANINNYRRKLLEEWEELPPMFVTSSENKTGRTQLLEYIFDINKSIRTEK, from the coding sequence ATGCAAGAAGAGATAAAAAGTGCTAAATTCGTTGTAAGCAATACCGATGTAAGAAAGTGTCCGGCAGATGGATTACCCGAGTATGCATTCATAGGACGCTCAAATGTGGGTAAATCATCTCTTATAAATGCTCTTACACAAGTAAACGGATTGGCAAAAACCTCTTCAACTCCGGGTAAGACACTATGTATAAATCACTTTTTAATAAACGAAGAGTGGTATATTGTTGACTTACCGGGTTATGGATATGCAAAGTGTAGCAAGGAGGGAAAAGAAAAAATAAAAAAGATAATAGAGGGGTATATCTTAAATCGCGAAACAATGACGCTGCTATTTGTGTTGGTGGATTCGCGACACGAACCTCAAAAAATAGATACCGAATTTATGGCATGGTTGGGAGAGAATGGGGTTCCGTTCTCAATAATATTTACCAAAGCCGACAAATTGGGGAAAACAAAATTAGATGCAAACATAAACAATTATCGAAGAAAATTGTTGGAAGAGTGGGAAGAACTACCTCCAATGTTTGTAACTTCATCTGAGAATAAAACAGGGCGTACACAACTTTTAGAGTATATATTTGATATAAATAAAAGTATAAGAACAGAGAAATAA
- a CDS encoding nucleoside deaminase gives MITKSDTEFMREAIAISLKCIKIGEAPFGAVIVKDNKIVARGADRVARKIDPTAHAEIIAIRQAASRLKTYDLSGCKIYTSTIPCKMCMEAIKVANIDEVYYACTEEDISTNAVMKRYQHTATVKMKMVSDIKLTNILRQEGGECVNVLEKLEE, from the coding sequence ATGATTACCAAGAGTGATACTGAATTTATGAGGGAGGCAATAGCCATATCTTTAAAATGTATAAAAATAGGTGAGGCACCATTTGGCGCAGTAATTGTAAAAGATAATAAGATAGTGGCACGAGGAGCAGACAGAGTTGCAAGAAAAATAGATCCAACGGCACATGCCGAGATTATTGCAATACGCCAAGCAGCATCGCGACTCAAAACATACGATCTCTCGGGTTGTAAAATATATACATCAACCATTCCATGTAAAATGTGTATGGAAGCAATAAAGGTAGCTAATATTGATGAAGTATATTACGCATGTACCGAAGAAGATATCTCTACAAATGCCGTAATGAAACGTTATCAACATACCGCCACGGTAAAGATGAAGATGGTGTCTGATATAAAATTAACGAATATATTACGCCAAGAGGGAGGCGAATGTGTTAATGTATTAGAGAAATTAGAAGAGTAA
- the recR gene encoding recombination protein RecR has protein sequence MNNTFSSPLLDSAINEISKLPGIGKKSALRLVLHLLRQDEAIAVALGEAIIKLRKEIKYCKVCHNISNSDVCDICSDSKRDKSTVCVVENIKDVISIENTNQFNGVYHVLGGIISPIDGISPNDIEIESLVERVKNEDIKEVILALSTTMEGDTTNFYIFRKLAGTDVKISILARGVSIGDELEYTDEITLGRSILNRTLFTESFKL, from the coding sequence ATGAATAACACTTTTTCTTCTCCTTTATTGGATAGTGCTATTAATGAAATTTCAAAATTGCCCGGTATTGGCAAAAAGAGCGCACTTAGATTAGTTTTGCATCTACTTCGCCAAGACGAGGCGATTGCCGTTGCTTTGGGCGAGGCTATTATCAAATTACGCAAGGAGATTAAATATTGTAAAGTTTGTCACAATATTTCAAATAGTGATGTTTGTGATATTTGCTCCGATTCAAAACGAGATAAATCTACTGTGTGTGTAGTGGAGAATATAAAAGATGTAATCTCTATTGAAAACACAAACCAATTTAACGGAGTTTACCACGTATTGGGTGGAATTATTTCGCCTATTGACGGCATTTCTCCTAACGATATTGAGATTGAGTCGCTTGTTGAGAGGGTTAAAAACGAAGATATTAAAGAGGTTATTCTTGCACTTAGCACCACTATGGAGGGAGATACTACAAACTTCTATATATTTAGAAAATTGGCAGGAACGGATGTAAAAATTTCGATTCTCGCACGCGGTGTTTCAATTGGCGATGAACTTGAATATACCGACGAAATTACTTTAGGCAGATCTATTTTGAACAGAACTCTTTTTACAGAATCTTTTAAGTTGTAG
- a CDS encoding YqgE/AlgH family protein, with protein MEKYNYSDLFGITPNRELVQKNMLLVANPLLDDVCFSRSVVYLATLEYGDNIMGFVQNKPYPFTLDSVSDAFKDFKNIPVYCGGPVEPDRLFFLHALGNTIPDSQYIGNGISIGGDIVSILAYLSAGNKIEGYIKFFLGYSGWSASQLLREIKEESWGVTGLYGDGILYSKENEKMWRTYTRRLGDGYSAWLRVPPMPEFN; from the coding sequence ATGGAAAAATATAACTATTCTGATCTATTTGGGATAACCCCCAATAGAGAACTTGTTCAGAAAAATATGTTGTTGGTGGCAAACCCGTTGTTGGATGATGTCTGTTTTAGTCGCTCGGTGGTATATCTTGCAACCTTAGAATATGGCGACAACATTATGGGTTTTGTGCAAAATAAACCATATCCCTTTACATTGGATTCGGTGTCTGACGCATTTAAGGATTTCAAAAATATACCGGTATATTGTGGAGGTCCTGTTGAGCCTGACCGTCTTTTCTTTCTTCACGCATTGGGAAATACTATCCCCGATTCGCAATATATAGGAAACGGAATAAGCATAGGCGGAGATATCGTATCTATATTAGCGTATCTTTCAGCAGGGAACAAAATAGAGGGATATATAAAATTTTTCTTAGGTTATAGCGGTTGGAGTGCCAGTCAATTATTGAGAGAGATAAAAGAAGAGTCGTGGGGCGTCACAGGTTTGTATGGCGATGGAATACTCTACTCAAAAGAAAACGAAAAGATGTGGAGAACCTATACTCGTCGCTTAGGAGACGGCTACTCTGCATGGTTAAGAGTGCCTCCAATGCCTGAGTTTAATTAA
- a CDS encoding MFS transporter — translation MSQQKKQWGAIIVMIALFAMIAFVTNLCSPMANIIKAQGGVSEVLAQIGNYGNFVAYLIMGVPAGMLISKFGYKKTALIGLMVGIVGILVQWSSSLLDVANGIGVVFTVYLIGAFITGFCMCILNCVVNPMLNLLGGGGNSGNQLIQTGGVFNSLAAVAVYIIMGALIGEVTSETKIADATPALMIALGIFVVAFLTILKTKIEEPEQAPVDMSLVKGAFKYRHFVLGILGIFLYMGIEVGTPTYVNMYLVNTPELGINAATAGLIVAVYWFLMMVGRFVGASIGNKVSSRAMITTVSILTLVLVLFGMFAPTDIKVQVPGIDWGTLTLIWANVPVGIFAFLLVGLCTSVMWGGIFNMAVEGLGKYTAVASGIFMTMVFGCAVMLAIQAQVAEMTDYMTSFWVVVACAAYLLFYALIGSKPSQVKE, via the coding sequence ATGAGTCAACAAAAGAAACAATGGGGAGCCATAATCGTAATGATTGCGCTCTTTGCGATGATTGCCTTCGTAACAAACCTATGTTCGCCAATGGCAAACATCATTAAAGCACAAGGCGGAGTATCAGAAGTATTAGCACAAATTGGAAACTACGGAAACTTCGTTGCATATCTAATTATGGGAGTACCCGCAGGAATGCTAATCTCAAAATTTGGTTACAAAAAAACAGCTTTAATTGGTCTAATGGTCGGAATCGTAGGTATTCTTGTTCAATGGTCAAGTAGCTTGTTAGATGTAGCAAACGGAATAGGAGTAGTATTTACTGTATATTTAATAGGAGCATTCATTACAGGATTCTGTATGTGTATTCTAAACTGTGTAGTAAACCCAATGTTGAACCTGCTTGGTGGCGGAGGTAACTCAGGAAACCAATTAATTCAAACAGGAGGAGTATTCAACTCATTGGCAGCAGTAGCAGTATATATCATAATGGGAGCATTAATTGGCGAGGTAACATCAGAGACAAAAATTGCAGATGCAACACCGGCTTTAATGATAGCATTAGGAATCTTCGTAGTAGCATTCTTAACAATCTTGAAAACAAAAATCGAAGAGCCGGAGCAAGCCCCAGTTGATATGTCATTGGTAAAAGGAGCGTTCAAATATCGTCACTTTGTATTAGGAATTTTAGGTATCTTCCTATACATGGGAATTGAGGTAGGAACACCAACATACGTAAATATGTATCTTGTAAACACTCCAGAATTAGGAATCAATGCGGCAACAGCAGGATTGATAGTAGCAGTATATTGGTTCTTGATGATGGTAGGACGTTTTGTTGGAGCATCAATCGGAAACAAAGTATCAAGTCGTGCAATGATAACAACAGTATCAATCTTAACTTTGGTATTAGTGCTATTTGGAATGTTTGCTCCAACAGATATTAAAGTACAAGTACCCGGAATTGATTGGGGAACATTAACTTTGATTTGGGCTAACGTGCCAGTTGGAATCTTTGCATTCCTATTAGTGGGATTATGTACATCAGTAATGTGGGGAGGAATCTTCAATATGGCAGTAGAGGGACTTGGAAAATATACAGCAGTAGCATCAGGAATCTTTATGACAATGGTATTCGGATGTGCAGTAATGTTGGCAATCCAAGCACAAGTAGCAGAGATGACCGATTATATGACAAGTTTCTGGGTAGTAGTAGCATGTGCAGCTTACCTATTGTTCTATGCACTAATTGGTTCAAAACCCTCGCAAGTAAAAGAGTAA
- a CDS encoding galactose mutarotase, with the protein MTLSGLKQTDFESEIAGKKTAMYVLKNSKGAEICVTNYGGAVMSIMMPDKDGKYANVIQGHDSIEKVVKSPEPFLSTLVGRYGNRIAKGKFTLNGKEYTLAINNGPNSLHGGPTGFHARVWDAEQINDSTLKLKYTSADGEEGFPGELKVTVIYSLSEDNEFVIEYSATTNKKTIVNLTHHAFFSLSGIQKDTASVENNILTLNADFYVPVDETSIPYGRIDAVEGTPMDFRTPHVVGERIDTDFEQTKFGVGYDHCWVLNKREVGELSYAAKCVEPISGRTLEVYTTEPGVQVYTSNWHNGFEGAFGATFPKRSAICFEAQHFPDTPNKPHFPDCILNPGEEYYQKTVYKFGVEK; encoded by the coding sequence ATGACATTATCAGGATTAAAACAAACCGATTTTGAATCAGAGATAGCAGGAAAGAAAACTGCTATGTATGTTCTAAAAAACAGTAAGGGAGCCGAAATTTGTGTAACCAACTACGGAGGAGCAGTTATGTCGATAATGATGCCCGATAAAGATGGTAAATACGCAAACGTCATACAAGGACACGACTCAATTGAAAAAGTAGTAAAAAGTCCCGAACCATTCTTAAGTACATTGGTAGGTCGTTACGGAAATCGTATTGCAAAAGGAAAATTTACTCTCAATGGTAAAGAGTACACCCTTGCAATAAATAACGGGCCAAACTCGCTACATGGAGGACCAACAGGATTTCACGCAAGAGTATGGGATGCCGAGCAAATTAACGACAGTACTCTTAAATTAAAATACACATCTGCCGATGGTGAAGAGGGATTTCCTGGAGAACTTAAAGTAACAGTTATATATTCATTAAGTGAAGATAATGAGTTTGTAATAGAGTATTCGGCAACAACCAACAAAAAGACAATTGTAAACTTAACACATCACGCATTTTTCAGTCTATCAGGAATACAAAAAGATACAGCATCTGTTGAGAATAACATCCTAACCTTGAATGCTGACTTTTATGTACCAGTAGATGAAACATCAATCCCATATGGGCGTATTGATGCAGTAGAGGGAACACCAATGGATTTCCGTACTCCACACGTGGTGGGCGAACGTATTGACACAGATTTTGAACAAACAAAATTTGGTGTAGGATATGACCATTGTTGGGTACTAAATAAACGCGAAGTAGGCGAGCTGTCATACGCAGCAAAATGTGTAGAGCCAATAAGCGGACGCACATTAGAGGTTTATACAACAGAGCCGGGAGTACAAGTATATACATCAAACTGGCATAATGGATTTGAGGGAGCATTCGGAGCAACTTTCCCAAAACGCAGTGCAATATGTTTTGAGGCACAGCACTTCCCCGACACACCAAATAAACCTCATTTCCCCGATTGTATCTTAAATCCGGGCGAGGAGTATTATCAAAAAACAGTTTATAAATTTGGAGTAGAAAAATAA